A genomic segment from Actinoplanes sichuanensis encodes:
- a CDS encoding EI24 domain-containing protein: MSGDLSETRPVTAFREFATGAGLLGRGLGLVLRSPRLLLLGLVPALLSGILYIVGLVFLVRYLPDLSAQVTWFADDWAAWLRGTLRVIGGIAVLGFGLLLSVLTFTAVTLLIGDPFYEKVSELVEDRFGGVPDAVEVGLLQSLRRSLVDSLKLVGISILVAIPLFLLGLIPVVGQTAVPVLAGAVGGWLLALELTGVPFQRRGRRLRHRRVALAANKPLTLGFGAAVFATFLIPLGAVFLMPAAIAGATLLARRSLNKPITITTTASL, encoded by the coding sequence GTGAGCGGTGATCTGAGTGAGACCCGGCCGGTGACGGCCTTCCGTGAGTTCGCCACCGGCGCGGGACTGCTCGGGCGCGGGCTCGGCCTGGTCCTGCGCAGCCCCCGGCTGCTCCTTCTCGGACTGGTGCCGGCCCTGCTGTCCGGCATCCTCTACATCGTCGGGCTGGTCTTCCTGGTCCGATACCTGCCCGACCTCTCGGCCCAGGTCACCTGGTTCGCCGACGACTGGGCGGCCTGGCTGCGCGGCACCCTCCGGGTGATCGGCGGAATCGCGGTGCTCGGGTTCGGGCTGCTGCTCTCGGTGCTCACGTTCACCGCGGTCACCCTGCTGATCGGCGACCCGTTCTACGAGAAGGTCTCCGAACTCGTCGAGGACCGCTTCGGTGGTGTACCCGACGCGGTCGAGGTCGGCCTTCTGCAGAGTCTGCGCCGCAGTCTCGTCGACTCCCTCAAGCTGGTCGGCATCTCGATCCTGGTCGCCATCCCGCTCTTCCTGCTCGGGCTGATCCCGGTGGTCGGCCAGACGGCGGTCCCGGTGCTGGCCGGGGCGGTCGGTGGCTGGCTGCTCGCCCTGGAGTTGACCGGAGTCCCGTTCCAGCGCCGCGGCCGGCGGCTCCGGCACCGACGGGTGGCCCTGGCCGCCAACAAGCCGCTGACGCTCGGCTTCGGGGCGGCGGTCTTCGCCACGTTCCTGATTCCGCTCGGCGCGGTCTTCCTGATGCCGGCTGCCATTGCGGGCGCGACCCTGCTGGCCCGTCGCTCCCTGAACAAGCCGATCACCATCACCACCACCGCGTCCCTGTAG
- a CDS encoding O-acetyl-ADP-ribose deacetylase → MEIELVEGDITVQRVDVIVNAANSSLLGGGGVDGAIHRKGGPEILAETRMLRASKYGRGLPTGQAVATTAGRLPARWVVHTVGPVFSTDEDRSELLRACYANSLRVADELGAESIAFPLISAGIYRWPVDDAVRRALTVLRAAEPEHLRTATLVLFGADTAAAARRVAAEDS, encoded by the coding sequence GTGGAGATCGAACTGGTCGAGGGTGACATCACGGTCCAGCGCGTCGATGTGATCGTCAATGCGGCCAACTCGTCGCTGCTCGGCGGGGGTGGGGTGGACGGCGCGATCCACCGGAAGGGCGGGCCGGAGATCCTCGCCGAGACCCGGATGCTGCGGGCCTCGAAGTACGGGCGAGGGCTGCCGACCGGGCAGGCCGTCGCGACCACCGCCGGACGACTGCCGGCCCGATGGGTGGTGCACACGGTCGGACCGGTCTTCAGCACCGACGAGGATCGGTCGGAGCTGCTCCGGGCCTGCTACGCCAACTCGCTGCGGGTCGCCGACGAGCTCGGCGCCGAGTCGATCGCGTTTCCGCTGATCTCGGCCGGGATCTACCGGTGGCCGGTCGACGATGCGGTTCGTCGGGCGCTGACGGTGCTCCGGGCGGCCGAGCCGGAACACCTCCGGACGGCGACCCTGGTCCTGTTCGGCGCCGACACGGCCGCGGCCGCCCGCCGGGTCGCTGCCGAAGACTCGTAG
- a CDS encoding LacI family DNA-binding transcriptional regulator gives MTTRERPTLEAVARRAGVSRATVSRVVNGSTTVAVAIREAVNRAVEELGYVPNQAARSLVTRQTDSIALILPETANRVFSDDLFFPAIIRGVGSELEAADKQLVLMMAGSAAGYHRVERYAVAGHVDGVMFASIHGADPLPGLLARRGIPVICSGRPMLADPPVPYVDVDHAGGVAAALRHLITSGRRRIATIAGPQDMVAGLERLTGYRDTLQAAGLPSLVAAGDFTRESGVTAMRALLDQDSDLDAVFAASDLMAHGALQALRNAGRRVPEDVAVIGFDDFEISRYSDPPLTTVRQPIAEAGRVMARQMLRLIAGDPEIEPAIILPTELIIRTSA, from the coding sequence GTGACGACGCGGGAACGGCCCACCCTGGAAGCGGTTGCCCGTCGAGCCGGGGTGTCCCGGGCGACGGTGTCCCGCGTCGTCAACGGCTCCACCACGGTCGCGGTCGCCATCCGCGAGGCGGTCAACCGGGCCGTCGAAGAGCTCGGCTACGTACCGAACCAGGCCGCCCGCAGCCTTGTGACCAGGCAGACCGACTCGATCGCGCTGATCCTTCCGGAGACCGCGAACCGGGTCTTCTCCGACGACCTGTTCTTCCCGGCCATCATCCGCGGGGTCGGCTCCGAGTTGGAGGCGGCCGACAAGCAGCTGGTGCTGATGATGGCCGGCTCGGCCGCCGGATATCACCGGGTCGAGCGGTACGCCGTGGCCGGTCACGTCGACGGCGTCATGTTCGCCTCGATCCACGGCGCCGACCCGTTGCCCGGCCTGCTGGCCCGCCGCGGGATTCCGGTGATCTGTTCCGGCCGGCCGATGCTCGCCGACCCGCCGGTCCCCTACGTGGACGTCGACCACGCCGGTGGGGTCGCCGCCGCACTTCGGCATCTGATCACCTCCGGGCGCCGACGGATCGCGACGATAGCCGGACCGCAGGACATGGTGGCCGGGCTCGAGCGCCTCACCGGTTACCGCGACACCCTGCAGGCGGCCGGGCTGCCGTCCCTGGTGGCGGCCGGCGACTTCACCCGCGAATCAGGTGTCACCGCCATGCGCGCACTCCTCGATCAGGATTCGGATCTCGACGCGGTCTTCGCCGCCTCCGACCTGATGGCCCATGGCGCCCTGCAGGCCCTGCGCAATGCCGGTCGCCGGGTGCCGGAGGACGTCGCGGTGATCGGCTTCGACGACTTCGAGATCAGCCGCTACAGCGATCCGCCGCTCACCACGGTCCGCCAGCCGATCGCCGAGGCGGGCCGGGTGATGGCCCGCCAGATGCTGCGCCTGATCGCCGGCGACCCCGAGATCGAACCGGCGATCATCCTCCCCACCGAGCTGATCATCCGCACCTCGGCCTGA
- a CDS encoding GH1 family beta-glucosidase: MTATVTSTSAQPASTGITFPEGFVWGTATASYQIEGAAREDGRGPSIWDTFSRTPGKVHAGHTGDVACDHYHRYVEDVALMADLNLGAYRFSIAWPRVRPDGTGPVNTRGLDFYDRLTDELLGKGIDPVVTLYHWDLPQTLEDRGGWTVRETAEAFAEYAQVVYGRLGDRVGTWTTLNEPWCSAYLGYGNGIHAPGRQDPAGSLAAVHHLNLAHGLAARALRSAGARSISITLNPCEVSPLDPANPADVDAARIIDGVANRIFLDPLLRGHYPADVLEHISRITDLSFIKDGDEAIINAPIDVLGINFYTPSYVSAKPGQPAALDYPGSEGIAFRKPVGPVTDMGWQIEPASLTRLLTRIHRDYPGTPLMITENGAAYPEGVHDPLRIEYVDAHLRACHDALAAGVDLRGYFAWSLMDNFEWAEGYAKRFGIVHVDYTTQQRVLKDSAKWYREVIRRNGLE, translated from the coding sequence ATGACGGCAACCGTCACGTCCACGTCGGCGCAGCCGGCCTCGACGGGGATCACCTTCCCCGAAGGCTTCGTCTGGGGGACGGCCACGGCCTCCTACCAGATCGAGGGCGCCGCGAGGGAGGACGGTCGCGGCCCGTCCATCTGGGACACGTTCAGCCGTACGCCGGGGAAGGTCCACGCAGGCCACACCGGCGACGTCGCGTGCGACCACTACCACCGGTACGTCGAGGACGTCGCCCTGATGGCCGACCTCAACCTCGGCGCGTACCGTTTCTCGATCGCCTGGCCGCGGGTCCGCCCGGACGGCACCGGCCCGGTCAACACCCGCGGTCTCGACTTCTACGACCGGCTCACCGACGAGCTGCTCGGCAAGGGCATCGACCCGGTCGTCACCCTCTACCACTGGGACCTTCCGCAGACGCTGGAGGACCGCGGCGGCTGGACCGTGCGGGAGACCGCCGAGGCCTTCGCCGAGTATGCCCAGGTCGTCTACGGTCGGCTCGGCGACCGGGTCGGCACCTGGACCACGCTGAACGAGCCGTGGTGCTCGGCCTACCTCGGTTACGGCAACGGCATCCACGCCCCCGGCCGGCAGGACCCGGCCGGCTCGCTGGCCGCCGTGCACCACCTCAACCTCGCCCACGGCCTCGCCGCCCGGGCACTGCGCTCGGCCGGCGCGCGGAGCATCAGCATCACGCTCAACCCGTGCGAGGTCTCCCCACTCGACCCGGCGAACCCGGCCGACGTCGACGCCGCCCGCATCATCGACGGCGTCGCCAACCGGATCTTCCTCGACCCGCTGCTGCGCGGCCACTACCCGGCTGACGTGCTGGAGCACATCTCCCGGATCACCGATCTGTCCTTCATCAAGGACGGCGACGAGGCGATCATCAACGCGCCGATCGACGTGCTGGGGATCAACTTCTACACCCCGTCGTACGTGTCGGCGAAGCCCGGCCAGCCGGCCGCCCTCGACTACCCGGGCAGTGAGGGCATCGCCTTCCGCAAGCCGGTCGGCCCGGTCACCGACATGGGTTGGCAGATCGAGCCGGCGTCGCTGACCCGTCTGCTCACCCGCATCCACCGGGACTACCCGGGCACCCCGCTGATGATCACCGAGAACGGGGCGGCCTACCCGGAGGGCGTCCACGACCCGCTGCGTATCGAGTACGTCGACGCCCACCTGCGGGCCTGCCACGACGCCCTCGCCGCCGGCGTCGACCTCCGCGGCTACTTCGCGTGGTCATTGATGGACAACTTCGAATGGGCCGAGGGGTACGCGAAGCGCTTCGGTATCGTGCACGTCGACTACACGACGCAACAGCGTGTGCTCAAGGACAGCGCGAAGTGGTACCGCGAGGTGATCCGGCGTAACGGCCTGGAATAG
- a CDS encoding maleylpyruvate isomerase family mycothiol-dependent enzyme, with protein sequence MNRLHATKDFWLAALRADGPALWDAVAETGPEAAVSGCPDWTVADLAHHVTEVLHWVRNTVTRGVTALPEFAPALPATDWPETLDVLRRELTGTIETLEALDPDFPAWNWAPQPKRAGFWDRRMAHEISVHRWDAESAAGRATPIETKLATDGVSEILDTWLPAGKRQGPTDLHGVVHLVGTDAGQEWFVRLRGSGIALLDTGTILDSDDHHARAKAMGSVSDLQLALMGRKRADQLALSGDPRLFQALRTG encoded by the coding sequence ATGAACAGGTTGCACGCGACGAAGGATTTCTGGCTCGCAGCGCTGCGCGCCGACGGGCCGGCGCTCTGGGACGCCGTCGCCGAGACCGGCCCGGAGGCAGCCGTCTCCGGCTGCCCGGACTGGACCGTGGCCGATCTCGCCCACCACGTCACCGAGGTGCTGCACTGGGTGCGCAACACGGTGACCCGCGGGGTCACCGCGCTTCCCGAGTTCGCCCCGGCGCTCCCGGCGACCGACTGGCCGGAGACGCTCGACGTGCTGCGGCGGGAGCTGACCGGCACGATCGAGACGCTGGAGGCGCTCGATCCGGACTTCCCGGCGTGGAACTGGGCGCCCCAGCCGAAACGAGCCGGTTTCTGGGACCGCCGGATGGCCCACGAGATCTCGGTGCACAGGTGGGACGCCGAGTCGGCCGCGGGCCGGGCCACCCCGATCGAGACGAAACTCGCGACCGACGGGGTCAGCGAGATCCTGGACACGTGGCTGCCGGCCGGTAAGCGGCAGGGCCCGACCGATCTGCACGGTGTCGTGCACCTGGTCGGGACCGACGCCGGGCAGGAATGGTTCGTCAGGTTGCGGGGCTCCGGGATCGCTCTGCTCGACACCGGCACGATCCTGGACAGCGACGATCACCACGCCCGGGCCAAGGCGATGGGCAGCGTGAGCGACCTCCAGTTGGCCCTGATGGGCCGCAAACGAGCCGACCAACTGGCGCTCAGTGGTGACCCTCGTCTCTTCCAGGCGCTGCGCACCGGCTGA
- a CDS encoding UDP-N-acetylmuramate dehydrogenase, translating to MTDTPSAPERFLSAYTTLRLGGPAGTVTTAVHTDEAVGAVRSASAAGRRLLVLAGGSNVVIGDAGFDGEVLLLRTRGVEVTDEDASGVLVRVAAGEPWDDFVSYAVGAGLSGVECLSGIPGAAGSTPIQNVGAYGQEVAHTIEAVHAYDRAADEIRVMTPEECRFGYRTSVFKHDDRYLVTAVDFRLARSAESAPIRYAELARSLGAEAGDRVPLRQARDTVLKLRAGKGMVLDSEDRDTWSVGSFFTNPVVPAAVLAGIGEAPHWPAGDGLVKLPAAWLIEHAGFPKGFAGDGVAISGKHTLALTNRGAGTTAALLDLARTIRDGVRARFGVELHPEPVLIDCAI from the coding sequence GTGACTGATACCCCTTCGGCCCCGGAGAGATTCCTGTCGGCGTACACGACGCTACGCCTTGGCGGGCCCGCAGGCACAGTGACCACCGCGGTCCATACGGACGAGGCGGTCGGCGCGGTGCGTTCGGCGTCGGCGGCCGGGCGGCGGCTGCTCGTGCTCGCCGGGGGCAGCAACGTGGTGATCGGCGACGCCGGCTTCGACGGCGAGGTGCTGCTGCTGCGCACCCGTGGCGTCGAGGTCACCGATGAGGACGCCTCCGGCGTCCTGGTGCGGGTCGCGGCCGGCGAGCCCTGGGACGATTTCGTGTCGTACGCGGTGGGCGCCGGCCTGTCGGGTGTCGAGTGCCTCTCCGGCATCCCGGGTGCGGCCGGCTCCACCCCGATCCAGAACGTCGGGGCGTATGGCCAGGAGGTCGCGCACACCATCGAGGCCGTGCACGCCTATGACCGCGCGGCCGACGAGATCCGGGTGATGACTCCGGAGGAGTGCCGCTTCGGCTATCGGACCAGCGTCTTCAAGCACGACGACCGTTACCTGGTCACCGCGGTCGACTTCCGGCTGGCCCGGTCGGCCGAGTCGGCCCCGATCCGCTACGCCGAGCTGGCCCGCTCGCTGGGTGCGGAGGCGGGCGACCGGGTTCCGCTGCGCCAGGCCCGGGACACCGTGCTCAAGCTGCGCGCGGGCAAGGGCATGGTGCTCGACTCGGAGGACCGGGACACCTGGTCGGTCGGCTCGTTCTTCACCAACCCGGTGGTGCCCGCCGCCGTGCTGGCGGGCATCGGTGAGGCGCCGCACTGGCCGGCCGGGGACGGGTTGGTGAAGCTTCCGGCCGCCTGGCTGATCGAGCACGCCGGCTTCCCGAAGGGCTTCGCCGGGGACGGGGTGGCCATCTCCGGCAAGCACACGCTGGCGCTGACCAACCGGGGTGCCGGCACCACGGCGGCGCTGCTCGACCTGGCCCGGACCATCCGGGACGGGGTCCGGGCGAGGTTCGGTGTCGAGTTGCATCCGGAGCCGGTGCTGATCGACTGCGCTATCTGA
- a CDS encoding CAP domain-containing protein produces MFDLVVRRVAVLAAAPALFALSAPALAQGPLTPPRPQETPPPTVTATPTPTPSLNPAQIRARAVMVQVVRLTNEERKEAGCPALTVDGHLVTASLRQSNYMARTRLFSHVWRDGSTFVDRSEDSGYRQPAGENIAWGYRSAPEVMEAWMASPGHRRNILNCKAKAFGAGVAFAVDGTPYYTQVFGWQ; encoded by the coding sequence GTGTTCGACCTGGTGGTACGACGTGTCGCCGTGCTCGCGGCGGCACCCGCGCTCTTCGCGCTCTCCGCACCGGCTCTCGCTCAAGGACCGCTCACGCCGCCGCGCCCGCAGGAGACCCCGCCACCGACCGTCACGGCCACCCCGACCCCCACGCCCTCCCTGAACCCGGCCCAGATCCGTGCCCGCGCCGTCATGGTGCAGGTGGTCCGCCTGACCAACGAGGAACGTAAGGAGGCCGGCTGTCCCGCACTCACCGTCGACGGGCACCTGGTCACGGCTTCTCTACGGCAGAGCAACTACATGGCCAGGACCCGACTGTTCAGTCACGTCTGGCGGGACGGCTCGACCTTCGTCGACCGCAGTGAGGACTCCGGTTACCGGCAGCCGGCCGGGGAGAACATAGCCTGGGGCTATCGCAGCGCCCCCGAGGTGATGGAGGCGTGGATGGCCAGCCCCGGGCACCGGCGCAACATCCTCAACTGCAAGGCCAAGGCGTTCGGCGCCGGGGTGGCCTTCGCCGTCGACGGCACTCCTTATTACACGCAGGTCTTCGGGTGGCAGTGA
- a CDS encoding response regulator transcription factor has translation MSRLLVVEDDPDIALALRLLFSRAGYEVAHAADGRSGLKEAYAEHPDLVVLDVGLPEMDGWQVLERLRDVSDVPVLVLTAHGQEAEKVRGLRGGADDYLTKPFANNELLARVEALLRRSSSGQNSWASQVYDDGLVHLDPTKRRVYVKGEEKRLTPTEFRLLNALVRHAGAVLSPNQLLTQAWDDPTGIGQERVKFAVLRLRRKLGWSDPDESPIESVRGFGYRYRRPGGES, from the coding sequence ATGAGTCGCCTACTCGTGGTCGAGGACGACCCGGACATCGCACTCGCTCTCCGGTTGCTGTTCAGCCGGGCCGGTTATGAGGTGGCGCATGCCGCCGACGGCCGCTCCGGGCTGAAGGAGGCCTACGCCGAACACCCCGATCTGGTGGTGCTCGACGTCGGTCTGCCGGAGATGGACGGTTGGCAGGTGCTGGAGCGGCTGCGCGACGTCTCGGATGTGCCGGTGCTGGTCCTCACCGCTCACGGCCAGGAGGCGGAGAAGGTGCGCGGCCTACGTGGCGGCGCCGACGACTACCTGACCAAGCCGTTCGCCAACAACGAACTGCTGGCCCGGGTGGAGGCGCTGCTACGGCGCTCGTCCTCCGGGCAGAACAGCTGGGCCAGTCAGGTCTACGACGACGGCCTGGTGCACCTCGATCCGACCAAGCGCCGGGTCTACGTGAAGGGTGAGGAGAAACGTCTCACTCCGACCGAGTTCCGCCTGCTCAACGCGTTGGTGCGACATGCCGGCGCGGTCCTCTCGCCGAACCAGCTGCTGACTCAGGCCTGGGACGACCCGACCGGCATCGGTCAGGAACGGGTCAAGTTCGCGGTGTTGCGGTTGCGGCGCAAGCTCGGCTGGTCCGACCCGGACGAGTCACCGATCGAATCGGTGCGCGGGTTCGGCTATCGCTACCGCCGCCCGGGCGGGGAGTCCTGA
- a CDS encoding chemotaxis protein CheA, with amino-acid sequence MEDLGEIVGEFLMESHENLDQIDRDLVSLEQEPDSRDLISRIFRAIHTIKGTSGFLAFSRLEKLAHAGESLLSRLRDGVQPVTPETITVLLLCIDGVRSILSSIEENGSEAEVDIESMIVRIKAQMDAPTDAAPAAAAPTADAAPAAEAEAPVSVEQEAPAARPAPEPVSDQRQPLGQMLVDAGAAQAADVASALQQQIEGDERKLGTILLEEGKAAPTAVSEALQSQAPKRSIADSAIRVDVDLLDTLMNMVGELVLARNQLVRGVMEIGDSGLVRSAQRLGMITSELQEGIMKTRMQPIEHIWSKLPRVVRDLSNSLGKQVALVMEGKETELDRSLLEAVKDPLTHLVRNAVDHGIEEPERRIASGKDPEGTLTLRAYHEGGHVAVEVADNGAGLNVERIAQKAVENGLLRPEQIPNMDKRDIMAMVFQPGFSTAAKVTNVSGRGVGMDVVKTNIENIGGAVSVDSTPGEGTVWRLTIPLTLAIIQALTVDCADQRYVVPQVAVLELVFIDGNTTKVEYASGAPVYRLRGKLLPLVRLDRALGLEVGGDQGVYIMVLQADGRRFGLVVDRVLNTEEVVVKALNTRFKDIGLYAGATILGDGKVGLILDVSSLARRSHLAVDSERETVADKRGQQGGGTERLLVTAVGERRVAIPLDTVTRLEEFPRDRIEHAGSREVVQYRGQILPLVRLSHLLGAYGEELEGDTVSVVVYSEGGKSVALVVDRIVDIAENSTTARRDAEEDGLVGTAVIQQRVTELLDVRRAILAADPNFYSDSMDDMLVEA; translated from the coding sequence GTGGAAGACCTTGGCGAGATCGTTGGCGAATTCCTCATGGAGAGCCACGAGAACCTGGACCAGATCGACCGGGACCTCGTCAGCCTGGAACAGGAGCCGGATTCGCGTGACCTGATCTCCCGCATCTTCCGGGCGATCCACACGATCAAGGGCACCAGTGGGTTCCTGGCCTTCTCCCGCCTGGAGAAGCTGGCGCACGCCGGCGAGTCCCTGCTGTCCCGGCTCCGCGACGGCGTCCAGCCGGTCACTCCGGAGACGATCACCGTTCTGCTGCTCTGCATCGACGGCGTCCGGTCCATCCTCTCCTCGATCGAGGAGAACGGGTCCGAGGCCGAGGTCGACATCGAGAGCATGATCGTCCGGATCAAGGCGCAGATGGACGCGCCGACGGACGCCGCTCCGGCCGCGGCCGCCCCCACCGCCGACGCCGCACCGGCCGCCGAGGCGGAGGCCCCGGTGAGCGTCGAGCAGGAGGCTCCGGCCGCCCGCCCGGCCCCCGAGCCGGTCTCCGACCAGCGCCAGCCGCTCGGTCAGATGCTGGTCGACGCCGGCGCGGCCCAGGCCGCCGACGTCGCCTCGGCGCTCCAGCAGCAGATCGAGGGTGACGAGCGCAAACTCGGCACGATCCTGCTCGAGGAAGGCAAGGCGGCGCCCACCGCGGTCAGCGAGGCGCTCCAGTCGCAGGCCCCGAAGCGAAGCATCGCCGACAGTGCGATCCGGGTCGACGTCGACCTGCTCGACACCCTGATGAACATGGTCGGTGAGCTGGTGCTGGCCCGGAACCAGCTGGTCCGTGGCGTGATGGAGATCGGTGACTCCGGTCTGGTGCGCAGCGCCCAGCGGCTCGGCATGATCACCAGTGAGCTGCAAGAGGGCATCATGAAGACCCGCATGCAGCCCATCGAGCACATCTGGTCCAAGCTTCCCCGAGTCGTCCGGGACCTGAGCAACTCGCTCGGCAAGCAGGTCGCGCTGGTGATGGAGGGCAAGGAGACCGAGCTCGACCGGAGCCTGCTGGAGGCGGTCAAGGACCCGCTGACCCACCTGGTGCGTAACGCGGTCGACCACGGTATCGAGGAGCCGGAGCGGCGGATCGCCTCCGGCAAGGACCCGGAGGGCACACTCACGCTCCGCGCGTACCACGAGGGTGGGCACGTCGCGGTCGAGGTCGCCGACAACGGTGCCGGCCTGAACGTCGAGCGGATCGCGCAGAAGGCCGTGGAGAACGGGCTGCTCCGGCCGGAGCAGATCCCGAACATGGACAAGCGCGACATCATGGCGATGGTCTTCCAGCCCGGCTTCTCCACCGCCGCGAAGGTCACCAACGTCTCCGGCCGCGGCGTCGGCATGGACGTGGTCAAGACCAACATCGAGAACATCGGCGGCGCGGTCAGCGTCGACTCGACACCCGGCGAGGGCACCGTCTGGCGCCTCACCATCCCGCTGACTCTGGCGATCATCCAGGCCCTCACCGTCGACTGCGCCGACCAGCGCTACGTCGTCCCGCAGGTCGCGGTGCTGGAACTGGTCTTCATCGACGGCAACACCACCAAGGTCGAGTACGCCTCCGGCGCCCCGGTCTACCGGCTGCGCGGCAAGCTGCTCCCACTCGTACGGCTGGATCGTGCTCTCGGTCTTGAAGTCGGCGGTGACCAGGGCGTCTACATCATGGTGCTGCAGGCCGACGGCCGGCGGTTCGGCCTGGTCGTCGACCGGGTGCTGAACACCGAAGAGGTCGTCGTCAAGGCCCTCAACACCAGATTCAAGGACATCGGGTTGTACGCCGGAGCCACCATCCTGGGCGACGGCAAGGTGGGTCTGATCCTGGACGTGTCCTCGCTGGCCCGCCGGTCGCACCTGGCCGTCGACTCGGAACGCGAGACGGTCGCCGACAAGCGCGGTCAGCAGGGCGGCGGTACCGAGCGTCTGCTGGTCACCGCGGTCGGCGAGCGCCGAGTGGCGATCCCGCTGGACACGGTCACGCGACTGGAGGAGTTCCCGCGCGACCGGATCGAGCACGCCGGCTCCCGCGAGGTGGTCCAGTACCGCGGCCAGATCCTGCCCCTGGTTCGTCTATCGCACCTGCTCGGGGCGTACGGCGAGGAGCTGGAGGGCGACACCGTGTCGGTGGTCGTCTACAGCGAGGGCGGCAAGAGCGTGGCCCTGGTCGTGGACCGGATCGTGGACATCGCCGAGAACTCGACCACCGCACGCCGCGACGCGGAGGAGGACGGCCTGGTCGGCACCGCTGTGATCCAGCAGAGGGTGACCGAGCTGCTCGACGTGCGCC